The following are from one region of the Trichoderma breve strain T069 chromosome 5, whole genome shotgun sequence genome:
- a CDS encoding ankyrin repeats (3 copies) domain-containing protein, translating into MATQETNAGEIICILDAFDECGNTKRSVNLKFLITSRPYDIIRRDLIRPFDIQECPIIHLKGDGDAEVEEITGEISLYIKDRVSRVRENLGLTRKEEEILLQGLGAIHNQTYLWVFLTLEWIETEINNKINEVAIHKVTSTLPRTVDEAYDKILSKSTDVEETKKLLHIVVAAERPLTLAEMELALVIRPHHQSYEDLALRPSDRVSKYIRDLCGLFINITDEKIYLLHQTAKEFLVPNNKANSQEYNPAQPGDVLPKDRSSGLTWKFSLIPSESHRILCFTTLMIASYFGIEMIVSLQIESVGVEIDSADKSYHRSALSFASENGFDSVVRMLIKGHKYYGKKTLKRAIRLSYKKGASVNAIDKYNRTALFYAAWNGHVPIVKRLLKARARVDMVDTIGATPISYALCYGQKDIATELMRGAQPDSVDEIRRKLLLSAVKHGHDPVVKRLLDSGADPGAADDKGVSLIVLATKQGKTNIIKLLIDGGADVNKGDPDGKTPLIFAIKQGETNIIKLLIEGGADVNKGDRNGATPLIFAIGNFNTEICFYLVEMLLELGARVDYTFTLTCYYFIGSK; encoded by the exons ATGGCTACGCAGGAGACAAACGCAGGCGAGATAATCTGCATCCTTGATGCATTTGATGAATGC GGCAATACCAAAAGAAGCGTCAATTTAAAGTTCCTTATTACCAGCCGCCCCTATGACATAATTCGACGAGACTTGATCAGACCTTTCGATATCCAGGAATGCCCTATAATCCACCTGaagggcgatggagatgccgaAGTAGAGGAGATTACTGGAGAGATTAGTCTTTATATCAAGGATAGAGTCTCTCGCGTTCGAGAAAACCTTGGTCTTACgagaaaggaggaggaaataCTTTTGCAAGGGCTAGGAGCTATCCATAATCAGACATATTTGTGGGTTTTTCTCACCCTTGAATGGATTGAAACCGAAATAAACAACAAGATCAATGAAGTCGCGATACACAAAGTCACTTCTACTCTTCCACGGACAGTTGATGAGGCTTACGACAAGATTTTATCCAAGAGCACAGATGTGGAGGAAACAAAGAAACTGCTACATATTGTAGTAGCGGCTGAGCGGCCCTTGACACTCGCGGAGATGGAGCTGGCTCTGGTGATTCGACCGCATCACCAGTCATATGAGGACCTAGCTCTAAGACCTAGCGATCGCGTCAGCAAGTACATCAGAGACCTCTGCGGTCTCTTCATAAATATCACAGATGAGAAGATTTATCTTCTGCATCAGACAGCGAAAGAATTTTTAGTACCCAACAATAAGGCGAACAGTCAAGAATACAACCCAGCACAACCAGGAGACGTTCTTCCAAAAGATCGTAGCAGTGGTCTTACTTGGAAATTCTCACTTATACCATCAGAATCTCATCGCATTCTTT GTTTCACGACACTTATGATTGCCTCGTACTTTGGAATTGAGATGATCGTCAGCTTACAGATCGAATCAGTCGGCGTTGAAATAGATTCTGCCGACAAATCATATCATCGTTCGGCGCTCTCCTTTGCATCGGAGAACGGATTTGATAGTGTTGTGCGGATGCTAATTAAAGGCCACAAATATTATGGAAAAAAGACTCTCAAAAGAGCGATTCGCCTATCCTACAAGAAAGGTGCAAGTGTCAATGCAATAGACAAATATAATCGAACAGCATTGTTTTATGCTGCATGGAACGGCCATGTGCCTATCGTTAAGAGGCTACTTAAAGCAAGAGCACGCGTGGACATGGTGGATACCATTGGGGCAACACCAATATCTTACGCTCTTTGCTATGGACAAAAAGACATAGCAACCGAATTGATGAGGGGAGCACAGCCAGATTCGGTAGATGAGATTCGCCGCAAACTGCTTTTGTCTGCCGTGAAGCACGGCCACGACCCCGTTGTAAAACGACTGCTCGACAGCGGGGCTGATCCGGGAGCGGCGGATGACAAAGGTGTCAGTCTTATCGTTTTGGCCACCAAGCAGGGGAAAACGAATATTATCAAGTTACTAATAGACGGGGGAGCTGACGTTAACAAAGGCGATCCTGATGGCAAAACCCCTTTAATTTTTGCTATTAAGCAGGGAGAAACGAACATTATCAAGTTACTGATAGAGGGGGGGGCTGACGTCAATAAGGGTGATCGTAATGGCGCCACTCCATTAATTTTCGCCATAGGCAATTTCAATACTGAAATATGTTTCTATCTGGTTGAGATGCTACTCGAACTCGGGGCGAGAGTGGACTATACTTTCACG CTAACATGCTACTATTTCATTGGTAGCAAGTAA
- a CDS encoding NAD dependent epimerase/dehydratase family domain-containing protein, whose protein sequence is MQLSTDAQYDVLITGSSGHLGHALMITLPSLGFKPIGIDILASPTTTCVGSITDEPLIAGIFQKYPIKHVLHTATLHKPHVGSHTKNDFVQTNIAGTLLLLEESAKLGDQIKSFVFFSTTSAFGSALSPKPGSPAAWIDETVVPIPKNIYGVTKIAAEDVCQLFHKQHNLPILVLRVSRFFPEEDDDEDRRNAMSDDNLKVLEMAYRRCDIKDIVSATVCAMDKARQIGWSKYIISAPPPFSNNLETLAALDKNPAEVFDKVVPAAAAVFREKGWSYLDRMDRVYDSGKAVRELGWEPEYTFAGIIEKLARGEDWRSDLVEIVGKKGYHAVSHGVYTK, encoded by the coding sequence ATGCAGCTTTCTACAGACGCCCAATACGATGTCCTTATCACAGGCTCATCTGGACATTTGGGTCATGCCCTCATGATAACTCTGCCATCACTCGGCTTCAAGCCAATTGGAATTGACATTCTCGCTTCTCCAACAACTACTTGCGTCGGCTCAATAACAGACGAACCCCTCATCGCCGGCATCTTCCAAAAATACCCAATCAAGCACGTCCTCCACACGGCAACTCTCCACAAACCTCACGTCGGATCCCACACCAAAAACGACTTTGTCCAGACAAACATTGCAGGAACTCTCTTACTTCTCGAAGAATCAGCCAAGCTCGGAGACCAAATCAAaagcttcgtcttcttcagcaccaCCAGCGCTTTTGGCTCCGCGCTCAGCCCCAAGCCGGGCTCCCCCGCGGCTTGGATCGACGAGACGGTCGTTCCTATTCCCAAGAACATCTATGGAGTGACTAAAATTGCGGCTGAAGATGTTTGTCAACTTTTCCACAAGCAGCATAATCTTCCGATACTGGTTCTTCGTGTGAGCCGCTTCTTtccagaggaagatgacgatgaagatcGGCGGAATGCGATGAGCGACGACAATCTCAaggtcttggagatggcgtACCGTCGTTGTGATATCAAGGATATTGTTTCCGCAACGGTTTGCGCCATGGACAAGGCGAGACAGATTGGATGGTCCAAGTACATTATCAGTGCACCGCCGCCATTCTCAAATAATCTAGAGACTCTGGCTGCCCTGGACAAAAACCCAGCAGAAGTGTTTGACAAAGTCGTTcccgcagctgcagctgtgtTTCGTGAGAAAGGATGGAGCTACTTGGATCGCATGGATCGGGTGTACGACTCGGGAAAAGCTGTCCGAGAACTCGGCTGGGAACCCGAATACACGTTTGCGGGGATCATTGAGAAATTGGCTCGCGGTGAGGATTGGCGCAGCGACTTGGTCGAGATAGTAGGGAAGAAGGGATATCACGCCGTCAGCCATGGTGTGTATACCAAGTAG
- a CDS encoding inositol monophosphatase family domain-containing protein, translating to MSHPDIFQKELETAFGALLQASKLSQLIISSQDKGTITKDDFSPVTIADFAIQALLISTFKDAFPEDTFVGEEDAADLRANEALMSRVWDLLNTIAQDEDTRRGACKLPQTKDQMCNLIDQAGTSHPGGPGSGRVWVFDPIDGTKTYLRGELYAINIGLIVDGKQTLGIVGCPNLSLHHKGPLRNSDIDPEGKGCIVYAIKGHGAFARSLQSGSQDVKQLPKQPATQDLSFVTCTGLVDSALDGVHEVVAERLGVAFPGSDLVPWVLRWAAMALGIGNTTVWVYKRRDRFAKSWDHAGAMLLYEETGGKITDVHGKDIDLSVGRKLSANFGFVAAPVAAHDTVLKAVHDVLQEQGRDAFLQ from the coding sequence ATGAGTCACCCAGACATATTCCAAAAAGAGCTGGAAACAGCGTTTGGGGCCCTCCTCCAGGCCTCCAAATTAAgccagctcatcatctcctctcaGGATAAAGGAACCATCACAAAGGACGACTTTAGCCCCGTCACCATTGCAGACTTTGCCATCCAGGCTCTCCTGATTTCCACCTTTAAAGATGCATTTCCCGAGGACACCTTTgtaggagaagaagatgctgctgatttGCGAGCCAACGAGGCATTAATGAGCCGTGTCTGGGATCttctcaacaccattgcCCAGGATGAAGACACTCGGAGGGGCGCCTGCAAACTACCCCAGACTAAAGACCAGATGTGCAATCTGATCGACCAGGCGGGCACGAGCCATCCAGGGGGGCCGGGATCTGGCAGGGTTTGGGTGTTTGATCCGATTGACGGGACCAAGACATATCTGAGGGGCGAGCTGTACGCCATCAACATCGGCCTGATTGTCGACGGCAAGCAGACTCTGGGTATTGTTGGATGTCCTAATCTGTCATTACATCACAAGGGCCCCCTTCGCAATAGCGATATTGATCCTGAGGGCAAGGGCTGCATCGTATATGCCATCAAAGGCCATGGCGCCTTTGCGAGATCTTTGCAAAGTGGATCTCAAGATGTCAAGCAGCTGCCTAAGCAGCCCGCAACACAGGACCTCAGCTTCGTCACATGCACTGGTCTCGTTGATTCAGCTCTTGACGGAGTTCATGAAGTGGTTGCGGAGCGTCTGGGAGTCGCCTTTCCAGGAAGCGACCTTGTGCCCTGGGTCCTTCGCTGGGCCGCCATGGCTCTTGGTATCGGCAACACGACTGTCTGGGTGTATAAGCGCCGAGACCGATTTGCGAAATCCTGGGACCATGCCGGAGCCATGCTTCTCTATGAAGAGACGGGTGGCAAGATTACAGACGTGCACGGCAAAGACATTGACTTGTCGGTTGGAAGAAAGCTGAGTGCCAACTTTGGATTTGTAGCTGCGCCGGTAGCAGCCCATGATACAGTATTAAAGGCGGTCCATGATGTATTACAAGAGCAAGGGAGGGATGCGTTTTTGCAATGA
- a CDS encoding phosphorylase superfamily domain-containing protein, translating to MPAESKRRDIFKPAFATVQDTSAQYGRDIEDLENLPDEFIQVNQCFLVAKETLSYARKNATWDESSTDSVQSSATSLEKKAKMLQKIFSQVGEEMENDSNDESVLDCYRDILLKLGKSYRVEVLMHGLLKDIIALFTKELLKAENYMKFDELKEAIDTMSQVESSVSDDDFKTSGANFTQNVASGGTGNQSYYGGRGHHVFNGNGAITNYHATNISFVSPYPEGQGGPDSRHADANNTVGRDQLQRRSASQAQAGGRPRSREDFQIAIICALPLEYDVVSLLFDKFWDDDESYGRARGDMNSYTNGRMGQYDVVLALLPNMGTVAAAGAAASFRSSYPNLQLAFLVGICGGVPRSGENEIHLGDVIISKSAVQYDLGKQYHKAFVIKDTVDDSLGRPNKNIRSLVASFETEHIRDQLQQKACLYLKDLQSAAAKRRRPQNYQYPGINNDKLFFTTYRHKHRGRQPCPFCDNPTDAFCEQAAKASCIDLGCDETQLVKRTDLEMRGSTGDPEIFVGRIASGNSVMKSGEHRDKIAEEQNVIALEMEGAGVWDEIPCIIVKGVCDYADSHKNDLWQRYAAATAASVMKAVLGRYITTDR from the exons ATGCCGGCTGAATCGAAGCGTCgcgacatcttcaagccCGCGTTTGCAACAGTTCAAGACACTTCCGCGCAATATGGGCGAGACATAGAAGACCTCGAAAATCTTCCCGACGAATTTATACAAGTCAATCAATGCTTCCTAGTTGCAAAAGAGACTCTCAGCTACGCACGCAAAAATGCCACCTGGGATGAATCTTCTACGGATAGCGTCCAGTCTTCAGCTACAAGTCTCGAAAAGAAGGCGAAAATGTTACAAAAAATATTCAGTCAAGTTggcgaggagatggagaatgaCTCAAACGATGAATCAGTCCTGGACTGTTATCGCGATATTTTGCTCAAGTTGGGTAAATCGTACCGTGTCGAGGTCCTCATGCACGGCCTCCTAAAGGACATAATTGCGTTGTTTACCAAAGAATTGCTCAAAGCTGAAAACTATATGAAGTTTGACGAGCtaaaagaagccattgacACAATGTCGCAGGTGGAATCATCTGTCTCAGATGATGATTTCAAGACCTCCGGAGCCAACTTCACCCAGAACGTTGCCTCTGGAGGAACGGGCAATCAATCTTACTATGGTGGTCGGGGGCATCACGTCTTTAATGGCAACGGCGCTATTACTAATTATCACGCAACAAACATAAGCTTCG TGTCTCCTTATCCCGAAGGTCAAGGCGGTCCTGATTCACGTCATGCGGATGCGAATAATACCGTAGGCCGTgatcagctccagcgccgatCCGCTAGCCAGGCACAAGCTGGAGGCCGACCACGTAGCCGTGAAGATTTccaaatcgccatcatctgtGCGCTGCCACTCGAGTACGATGTCGTCTCTTTACTATTTGACAAGTTCTGGGACGATGATGAGTCGTATGGCCGCGCCCGCGGAGACATGAACTCTTACACAAACGGCCGCATGGGCCAGTACGACGTCGTGCTGGCGCTTCTCCCCAACATGGGCACAGTCGCCGcggctggagcagcagcaagctttcGGTCTAGTTATCCGAACCTGCAACTTGCTTTCCTAGTTGGAATCTGCGGCGGCGTGCCAAGAAGTGGCGAAAACGAAATCCACCTAGGCGATGTCATTATCAGCAAATCCGCTGTTCAGTATGATCTCGGCAAACAATATCACAAGGCGTTTGTGATTAAAGATACCGTGGATGACAGTCTCGGTCGGCCGAATAAGAATATCCGCAGTTTGGTTGCAAGTTTTGAGACGGAGCATATAAGAGACCAGCTGCAACAAAAGGCGTGCTTGTATCTAAAAGACTTACAGAGTGCGGCCGCAAAAAGGCGACGACCACAGAATTATCAGTATCCTGGGATAAATAACGACAAACTTTTCTTCACAACGTATCGACACAAACATAGAGGCCGACAACCATGCCCCTTCTGTGACAACCCGACCGATGCCTTCTGCGagcaggctgccaaggcgTCCTGCATTGACCTTGGCTGCGATGAGACGCAACTAGTGAAGAGAACGGACCTGGAGATGAGAGGTTCAACTGGAGATCCCGAAATATTCGTTGGACGCATAGCCTCTGGAAATTCGGTGATGAAATCTGGAGAGCATCGAGACAAGATCGCTGAGGAACAAAATGTGATTGCGCTTGAAATGGAGGGGGCAGGTGTCTGGGACGAGATTCCTTGTATTATCGTAAAGGGTGTGTGTGATTACGCCGATAGCCACAAAAATGACCTGTGGCAACGgtatgctgctgctacggCTGCTTCGGTTATGAAGGCTGTGCTTGGGCGATACATTACTACTGACAGATGA
- a CDS encoding amidase domain-containing protein: MMIVASSLPLGHCAPRNGRVELPPLLDATLDELQSGLNGGHFTSVDLIRAYTARIEQVNPRLHAINEINPDAVSIAAHHDALRHSGHLIGPLHGIPVVIKDNIATADNMNNTAGSYVLVGAEVPEDSTVARKLREAGAIILGKANLSQWSGARGAITQGWSAYGGQCIGAYFPEMDPDGSSSGSGTAASIGLAWAALGTDTTGSIADPSSKHNLVGIKPTMGLTSRYLVVPISEHQDTVGPMARTVKDAAYLLSAIAGSDKNDNYTSASPFGEKAPDYVAACKGKGLRGKRVGVPRHMLELGSDRPSDYMVEVFNSALEVLREQGAEVVDDIFLSGAADLVSRKYSPFVTGPDMMADIPRYFSQLKTNPNNITTMMQLREFIQKDVREEYPEKGTQSWDRGISRGYDNTSPVWWENYSAQAELAGPRGIASAVKEHSLDAIVLPTEYLSMLAAPLGNPVISVPGPNQPFGLGFTGARFSEEVLIEIAHAFEQATMVRKTIVPYIQPETELEDIVGKTEQTNGNLEL; the protein is encoded by the exons ATGATGATAGTGGCCTCCTCTCTGCCGCTTGGCCATTGTGCGCCGAGAAATGGCCGCGTTGAGTTGCCCCCTCTGCTCGACGCGACGCTTGACGAACTACAATCAGGCCTCAATGGCGGGCATTTCACCAGCGTAGACTTGATCCGGGCCTATACCGCCAGAATAGAGCAGGTCAACCCGCGGCTTCACGCCATCAACGAGATCAACCCTGATGCCGTTTCCATCGCCGCACATCATGACGCCCTGAGACATTCTGGACATCTCATCGGTCCGCTTCATGGGATTCCAGTCGTCATCAAGGATAACATTGCCACGGCTGACAATATGAACAACACGGCCGGGTCATACGTCCTCGTTGGCGCCGAGGTCCCTGAGGACAGCACCGTTGCGCGCAAGCTACGCGAGGCTGGAGCCATTATTCTTGGCAAGGCCAATCTGTCGCAGTGGTCTGGTGCCCGCGGAGCCATTACCCAAGGATGGTCTGCGTATGGCGGGCAGTGTATTGGCGCGTACTTCCCCGAGATGGATCCCGATGGTTCGTCGTCTGGTAGCGGAACCGCGGCCTCTATTGGTTTGGCCTGGGCAGCTTTAGGCACTGATACGACTGGTTCCATTGCAGACCCTTCGAGCAAGCATAACTTGGTCGGTATCAAGCCCACCATGGGACTGACGTCCAGGTATCTCGTCGTTCCCATCTCAGAGCATCAGGATACCGTTGGACCAATGGCGCGAACTGTCAAGGATGCTGCATACTTGTTATCGGCCATTGCTGGATCCGACAAGAACGACAATTACACGTCTGCATCGCCGTTTGGAGAGAAAGCCCCAGACTACGTCGCCGCTTGTAAGGGCAAGGGCCTGCGTGGGAAGCGGGTTGGTGTTCCTCGACACATGCTGGAGTTGGGGTCAGACAGGCCTTCGGATTACATGGTCGAGGTGTTCAACTCTGCGCTGGAAGTCTTGCGAGAGCAGGGCGCCGAAGTTGTAGAcgacatcttcttgtccGGTGCAGCAGACTTGGTCAGTAGGAAATATAGCCCCTTTGTCACGGGCCCAGACATGATGGCCGACATACCCCGATACTTTTCGCAGCTCAAGACAAACCCCAACAACATCACTACAATGATGCAGCTGCGCGAGTTTATCCAGAAAGATGTCCGTGAAGAGTATCCTGAGAAGGGCACCCAGTCTTGGGACAGAGGCATCAGCAGAGGCTACGATAACACCTCGCCTGTGTGGTGGGAGAATTACAGCGCCCAGGCAGAGCTCGCTGGCCCTCGAGGAATTGCCAGCGCGGTGAAGGAACACTCTCTGGATGCCATAGTCCTCCCCACGGAGTATTTGAGCATGCTTGCAGCTCCTTTAGGCAATCCTGTCATTTCAGTACCG GGTCCGAACCAGCCGTTTGGGTTGGGATTTACCGGCGCGCGGTTCAGCGAAGAGGTGCTCATTGAGATTGCGCATGCGTTTGAGCAGGCGACGATGGTGCGCAAGACGATTGTTCCTTATATCCAGCCAGAGACGGAGCTCGAGGACATTGTGGGGAAGACGGAGCAAACGAACGGAAACTTGGAGTTGTAG